Proteins encoded together in one Streptomyces umbrinus window:
- a CDS encoding NADH-quinone oxidoreductase subunit H, producing MGERTPLWAVFVLPALLVGAALVTAGFDAVLAAGARRGRPGSLRETAVRAAEPGRQVLRHLVQQPRRTRASDLPLARIGAGLLPVAAVLAAVVLPLGFRSVSDLPEGIVWFNAMEALAWAAVWLAGWGPNSTLSLIGGYRFLAQGLAYELPHMLAITTAALGAESLRVGEVVDAQAGLWFVVWMPVAFVIYLLSAMAMAFWGPFDQPAGRDVAGGAGGELSGADRVLFLGGRWLLLVVAAAFSVPLFLGGGHGPLLPGWAWTVLKTATVLAFLVGVRRAIPTVRIERYLELAWVVLTPLAIVQALVVAVVVLNR from the coding sequence ATGGGTGAGCGCACTCCGCTGTGGGCGGTGTTCGTGCTGCCCGCTCTGCTGGTCGGGGCGGCCCTGGTGACAGCCGGGTTCGACGCCGTGCTCGCGGCCGGGGCCCGGCGCGGACGGCCCGGATCGCTGCGAGAGACGGCGGTCCGCGCGGCGGAGCCCGGTCGCCAGGTCCTCCGGCATCTCGTCCAGCAGCCTCGTCGGACCCGGGCGTCGGACCTGCCCCTGGCCCGCATCGGAGCCGGTCTCCTTCCTGTCGCCGCCGTCCTGGCCGCGGTCGTACTGCCGCTCGGTTTCCGGTCGGTGAGCGATCTGCCGGAAGGGATCGTCTGGTTCAACGCGATGGAGGCGCTGGCGTGGGCGGCGGTCTGGCTGGCGGGCTGGGGACCGAACTCGACGCTCTCGCTCATCGGCGGCTACCGCTTCCTCGCACAGGGGCTGGCGTACGAGCTGCCGCACATGCTGGCCATCACCACGGCCGCGCTGGGCGCCGAGTCGCTCCGGGTCGGTGAAGTCGTGGACGCCCAGGCCGGGTTGTGGTTCGTGGTGTGGATGCCGGTGGCCTTCGTGATCTATCTGCTGAGTGCCATGGCGATGGCGTTCTGGGGGCCGTTCGACCAGCCCGCCGGTCGTGACGTGGCGGGCGGCGCGGGCGGCGAGCTGTCGGGCGCGGACCGGGTGCTGTTCCTGGGCGGCCGCTGGCTGTTGCTGGTCGTGGCCGCGGCGTTCAGTGTGCCGCTCTTCCTGGGCGGCGGGCACGGACCGCTGCTGCCGGGCTGGGCCTGGACCGTACTCAAGACCGCCACCGTCCTGGCCTTCCTGGTGGGGGTCCGGCGCGCGATTCCGACCGTGCGCATTGAGCGCTATCTGGAGCTGGCCTGGGTCGTGTTGACCCCGCTGGCGATCGTGCAGGCGCTGGTCGTGGCCGTGGTGGTGCTGAACCGGTGA
- a CDS encoding NADH-quinone oxidoreductase subunit K encodes MSLELFLLLAAALFSVGLFGALTQQSIVMLMMGLELMLGGVILAAAAAWHYIAPAAAEGQVLIVVAVTAMALEMAIGFAVVTALFRSREIDMTDMAAELKE; translated from the coding sequence ATGAGTCTGGAACTGTTTCTGCTGCTGGCCGCCGCGCTGTTCAGCGTCGGCCTGTTCGGTGCCCTCACCCAGCAGTCCATCGTGATGCTGATGATGGGTCTTGAGCTGATGCTCGGCGGGGTCATCCTGGCCGCCGCGGCCGCGTGGCACTACATCGCTCCGGCGGCGGCCGAGGGGCAGGTCCTGATCGTTGTGGCGGTCACGGCGATGGCCCTGGAGATGGCGATCGGGTTCGCCGTCGTCACCGCCCTGTTCCGGTCGCGGGAGATCGACATGACCGACATGGCCGCGGAGTTGAAGGAGTGA
- a CDS encoding heavy metal translocating P-type ATPase produces MTTTTTGAEVELAIGGMTCASCAARIEKKLNRMDGVTATVNYATEKAKVAYDGDVSVQDLIATVEKTGYTAHEPAPVRSEPEGDDETAGADDELRPLRERLITAVVLAVPVVAMAMIPALQFEYWQWLSLTLAAPVVTYAAWPFHRAAFTNARHGAATMDTLISVGTSAAFLWSLWALFLGTAGTPGMTHPFELTIARGDGAGNIYLEAAAGVTAFILAGRYFEARSKRKAGAALKALLELGAKDVTLLRPDGREQTVPTAELKAGDRFLVRPGEKIATDGTVVEGSSAVDASMLTGESVPVEVSTGDPVTGATINAGGRLVVEATRVGADTQLARMARLVEDAQNGKAAAQRLADRISAVFVPVVIALALGTLGFWLGNGSGLTAAFTAAVAVLIIACPCALGLATPTALMVGTGRGAQLGILIKGPEVLESTRKVDTIVLDKTGTVTTGRMTLLAVHTADSTDEAEVLRLAGALEHSSEHPIARAVADGALEKLGSLPTPEDFANVPGLGVQGIVDGHAVLVGRERLLADWAMELPEELTRAKAEAEAAGRTAIAIAWDGEARAVLEIADAVKETSAEAITRLRALGLTPILLTGDNRAVAESVAREVGIAPEDVIAEVLPQDKVDVVKRLQNEGRSVAMVGDGVNDAAALAQADLGLAMGTGTDAAIEAGDLTLVRGDLRAAADAIRLARRTLGTIRSNLFWAFAYNVAALPLAAAGLLNPMIAGAAMAFSSVFVVGNSLRLRSFRAAN; encoded by the coding sequence ATGACCACCACGACGACCGGCGCCGAGGTAGAGCTCGCCATCGGCGGCATGACCTGCGCCTCATGCGCGGCGCGTATCGAGAAGAAGCTCAACCGCATGGACGGAGTCACCGCCACCGTCAACTACGCCACCGAGAAGGCCAAGGTCGCCTACGACGGTGACGTCTCCGTCCAGGATCTGATAGCCACCGTCGAGAAGACCGGGTACACCGCGCACGAGCCGGCGCCCGTACGCAGTGAGCCCGAGGGTGACGACGAAACGGCGGGCGCCGACGACGAACTGCGGCCGCTGCGCGAGCGGTTGATCACCGCGGTGGTGCTGGCCGTTCCCGTCGTCGCGATGGCCATGATCCCGGCCCTGCAGTTCGAGTACTGGCAGTGGCTGTCCCTGACGCTTGCGGCGCCGGTCGTGACGTACGCCGCCTGGCCGTTCCACAGGGCCGCGTTCACCAACGCGCGGCACGGCGCGGCCACCATGGACACGCTGATCTCGGTGGGCACCTCGGCCGCGTTCCTGTGGTCGCTGTGGGCCTTGTTCCTCGGCACCGCGGGCACGCCCGGCATGACGCACCCCTTCGAGCTGACGATCGCCCGGGGCGACGGCGCCGGGAACATCTATCTGGAGGCGGCCGCGGGCGTGACCGCATTCATCCTGGCCGGCCGGTACTTCGAGGCCCGCTCCAAGCGGAAGGCGGGCGCGGCGCTCAAGGCACTGCTGGAGCTGGGCGCGAAGGACGTCACCCTGCTGCGTCCCGACGGCCGCGAACAGACGGTCCCGACCGCCGAGTTGAAGGCCGGCGACCGCTTCCTCGTGCGCCCGGGCGAGAAGATCGCCACGGACGGGACGGTCGTCGAGGGCTCCTCGGCAGTTGACGCCTCGATGCTCACCGGTGAGTCCGTGCCGGTGGAGGTCTCCACGGGCGACCCGGTCACCGGAGCCACGATCAACGCGGGCGGACGGCTGGTCGTCGAGGCCACCCGGGTCGGCGCCGACACCCAACTCGCCCGGATGGCCCGGCTGGTGGAGGACGCGCAGAACGGGAAAGCCGCCGCGCAACGCCTCGCGGACCGCATCTCCGCCGTGTTCGTGCCGGTCGTCATCGCGCTCGCGCTGGGCACCCTCGGTTTCTGGCTGGGCAACGGGTCCGGGCTGACGGCCGCCTTCACCGCCGCGGTCGCCGTACTGATCATCGCCTGCCCGTGCGCCCTCGGTCTGGCCACCCCGACCGCGCTCATGGTCGGTACCGGCCGCGGCGCCCAGCTCGGCATTCTCATCAAGGGCCCGGAGGTCCTGGAGTCCACCCGCAAGGTCGACACCATCGTGCTCGACAAGACCGGCACCGTCACCACCGGCCGTATGACCCTGCTGGCCGTGCACACCGCCGACAGCACCGACGAGGCCGAAGTCCTGCGCCTGGCAGGCGCGTTGGAGCACTCCTCCGAGCACCCGATCGCCCGCGCGGTCGCCGACGGGGCGCTTGAGAAGCTGGGTTCGCTGCCCACCCCCGAGGACTTCGCGAACGTACCCGGTCTCGGTGTGCAGGGCATCGTCGACGGCCACGCCGTTCTCGTGGGCCGTGAGCGGCTGCTCGCCGACTGGGCCATGGAACTGCCCGAGGAGCTGACGCGGGCCAAGGCCGAGGCGGAGGCGGCGGGACGCACCGCCATCGCGATCGCCTGGGACGGCGAGGCACGGGCGGTCCTCGAAATCGCCGACGCCGTGAAGGAGACCAGCGCTGAGGCGATCACACGACTGCGCGCGCTCGGCCTGACGCCGATCCTGCTGACCGGCGACAACCGGGCCGTGGCCGAGTCGGTCGCCCGCGAGGTCGGCATCGCGCCCGAGGACGTCATCGCGGAGGTGCTGCCGCAGGACAAGGTCGACGTCGTCAAGCGGCTTCAGAACGAGGGCCGTTCGGTCGCGATGGTCGGCGACGGCGTCAACGACGCGGCCGCCCTCGCCCAGGCCGACCTGGGCCTGGCCATGGGCACCGGCACGGACGCCGCGATCGAGGCCGGCGACCTGACGCTCGTGCGGGGAGATCTGCGCGCCGCGGCCGACGCCATCCGGCTCGCCCGTCGCACCCTCGGCACCATCCGGTCCAACCTCTTCTGGGCCTTCGCCTACAACGTGGCCGCCCTGCCGCTCGCCGCGGCCGGTCTGCTCAATCCGATGATCGCCGGAGCGGCCATGGCCTTCTCCTCGGTGTTCGTCGTCGGCAACTCCCTGCGGCTGCGCTCGTTCCGCGCGGCGAACTGA
- a CDS encoding DUF5134 domain-containing protein gives MTGPLLGWMLVVLGVGVAGGNLLRMALVRGWARFEAAAEAVMGGGMAVMAAPPTAAHYGTYSTWWAAVFAAFCLGGVALSVRHAVWGGLRYLRHGGHVVIGSAAMVLMTLAMSGTTSSPALALAGSSGHGGMAGMAGMESVGAHGHGGLAEAAGSSGGVLAWRVAFWALAAYFVIFMALAVRARLRGRDGSRPAVAAGTRARHRHARRRPSLLTVPNARLAGHVGMGGSMATMLLMMAA, from the coding sequence ATGACGGGACCGCTTCTGGGCTGGATGTTGGTGGTGTTGGGCGTCGGCGTGGCCGGCGGCAACCTGCTTCGTATGGCTCTCGTCAGAGGCTGGGCCCGGTTCGAAGCGGCGGCCGAGGCCGTGATGGGCGGAGGAATGGCCGTGATGGCCGCGCCGCCGACGGCGGCCCACTACGGCACGTACAGCACCTGGTGGGCCGCGGTGTTCGCCGCCTTCTGCCTGGGAGGCGTGGCACTGTCCGTACGGCATGCCGTATGGGGCGGCCTGCGGTATCTGCGTCATGGCGGCCACGTCGTGATCGGCAGTGCCGCCATGGTGCTCATGACGCTGGCCATGTCCGGAACGACGTCCTCACCCGCTCTCGCGCTGGCCGGTTCCTCCGGGCACGGAGGGATGGCGGGCATGGCCGGTATGGAGAGCGTGGGCGCCCACGGTCACGGCGGTCTGGCCGAGGCGGCCGGCTCCTCTGGAGGCGTGCTCGCCTGGCGTGTGGCCTTCTGGGCGTTGGCCGCGTACTTCGTGATCTTCATGGCTCTGGCCGTCCGCGCCCGCCTGCGCGGCAGGGACGGGTCGCGGCCGGCCGTGGCCGCCGGTACGCGGGCCCGCCACCGTCACGCCCGACGGCGTCCCTCGCTGCTCACCGTGCCGAACGCGCGCCTGGCCGGTCATGTCGGAATGGGCGGCTCGATGGCGACGATGCTTCTGATGATGGCCGCCTGA
- a CDS encoding NADH-quinone oxidoreductase subunit J, producing MDVAVFWVLAVLAVVCGVMVFRFDSMARATFSLLASLLCVGGLVVLLGLDYLGIVIVLMMTIEMAIMAVFMVMYMMNPAGLMPMTMIHNKKGAAVVCGLVFALLAAGILLAPWPARRGKAPADPTMDLGMSLMGPQMLTMMTLGMALFATIVATVVLATRRGRYDRFGDDLRARRADDPVRGGVGR from the coding sequence ATGGATGTCGCGGTCTTCTGGGTACTGGCCGTCCTCGCGGTGGTCTGCGGAGTGATGGTGTTCCGCTTCGACTCCATGGCGCGGGCGACGTTCTCCCTGCTCGCTTCGCTGCTGTGCGTGGGCGGGCTGGTCGTCCTGCTGGGACTGGACTACCTGGGCATCGTCATCGTGCTGATGATGACGATCGAGATGGCCATCATGGCGGTCTTCATGGTGATGTACATGATGAACCCGGCCGGGCTCATGCCGATGACGATGATCCACAACAAGAAGGGCGCGGCCGTCGTCTGCGGCCTGGTGTTCGCGCTGCTGGCCGCCGGGATCCTGCTCGCGCCCTGGCCCGCCCGCCGGGGGAAGGCACCCGCCGATCCGACCATGGACCTCGGCATGTCCCTCATGGGCCCGCAGATGCTCACCATGATGACCCTGGGCATGGCCCTGTTCGCGACGATCGTCGCCACCGTGGTGCTGGCCACCCGCCGGGGACGGTACGACCGGTTCGGAGACGATCTGCGGGCCCGGCGCGCGGACGACCCCGTACGGGGTGGTGTCGGCCGATGA
- a CDS encoding complex I subunit 4 family protein: MLTALVFAPTAVALLLFALPRRTAPAVFRSVWVTASAVELALVIVVWAGYEPGGGMQFEERARWIPGAGVSYHVGVDGLSLPLLALTCLLFLACALYSLRENRRIREFAALFLFLQTTCLGLFVALDLILFFVFFDLSIVAMYFVIAGWGHRQAARAALKFFLYTFIGSLALLLGFIGLYLAASPHTFDIVELTEQNPLAGRSVYGALVLLAVVVGLAVKTPTVPFHTWLPPAHVEAPAAGSAILAGVLLKMGTYGFVRIAMPILPEAWRRYALVLVVIGVVSVLHGALVALAETDFKRMVAYTSVNHMGYIVLALGAAAATADSSEQARSLAVTGAVTQMVSHGLLTGALFLLAGVLHERGRTYDMGAYSGLAAVAPAFAAMTGVAAFASLGLPGFSGFIAEFQIFTGSLGPQPLATALSVLGILLTAGLFLRALRQVFTGPLRLPDAPGTPRAFPDMRGHESLAVVPLLALAVVLGLAPRFLLDVVEPASRSVLELLAR, translated from the coding sequence TTGCTGACCGCCCTCGTCTTCGCGCCCACGGCCGTCGCGCTGCTGTTGTTCGCGCTGCCCCGCCGTACGGCACCGGCCGTGTTCCGCTCGGTCTGGGTGACGGCGTCCGCCGTCGAACTGGCCCTGGTCATCGTGGTGTGGGCAGGGTACGAGCCGGGCGGGGGGATGCAGTTCGAGGAACGCGCCCGCTGGATTCCGGGCGCGGGGGTCAGTTACCACGTCGGCGTCGACGGCCTGTCGCTGCCGCTTCTCGCCCTGACTTGTCTGCTGTTCCTCGCCTGCGCCCTCTACTCGCTGCGCGAGAACCGCCGGATCCGTGAGTTCGCGGCGCTGTTCCTCTTCCTCCAGACGACCTGCCTCGGGCTCTTCGTCGCCCTCGACCTGATCCTCTTCTTCGTCTTCTTCGACCTGTCCATCGTGGCGATGTACTTCGTCATCGCCGGTTGGGGCCACCGGCAGGCCGCCCGTGCCGCGCTGAAGTTCTTCCTCTACACGTTCATCGGGTCGCTCGCCCTGCTGCTCGGCTTCATCGGCCTGTACCTCGCCGCGTCGCCGCACACCTTCGACATCGTCGAGCTGACCGAGCAGAACCCGCTCGCCGGGCGGTCCGTCTACGGGGCCCTGGTGCTGCTGGCCGTCGTGGTCGGTCTGGCGGTGAAGACCCCGACCGTGCCGTTCCACACCTGGCTGCCGCCGGCCCATGTCGAGGCGCCCGCGGCCGGTTCGGCGATCCTGGCCGGGGTGCTTCTGAAGATGGGCACGTACGGATTCGTACGCATCGCCATGCCGATCCTCCCCGAGGCCTGGCGGCGGTACGCCCTCGTGCTGGTCGTCATCGGTGTGGTCTCGGTCCTCCACGGGGCGCTGGTCGCGCTCGCGGAGACCGACTTCAAGCGGATGGTCGCGTACACCTCCGTGAACCACATGGGATACATCGTGCTGGCCCTCGGCGCGGCCGCCGCGACGGCGGACAGCTCCGAGCAGGCGCGCTCCCTCGCCGTCACCGGAGCCGTGACCCAGATGGTGAGCCACGGGCTGCTGACCGGCGCGCTGTTCCTCCTCGCGGGGGTGCTCCACGAACGCGGACGCACCTACGACATGGGCGCCTACTCCGGACTCGCCGCCGTGGCGCCCGCGTTCGCCGCCATGACGGGCGTCGCGGCCTTCGCCTCGCTCGGGCTTCCGGGCTTCTCCGGCTTCATCGCCGAGTTCCAGATCTTCACGGGCAGTCTCGGGCCACAGCCGCTGGCCACAGCTCTCTCCGTGCTCGGCATCCTCCTCACGGCCGGGCTGTTCCTGCGGGCGCTGCGCCAGGTGTTCACGGGGCCGTTGCGGCTGCCCGACGCGCCCGGCACACCGCGAGCCTTCCCCGACATGCGGGGGCACGAGAGCCTCGCCGTCGTTCCGCTGCTCGCCTTGGCCGTCGTCCTCGGCCTGGCACCGCGCTTCCTGCTGGATGTCGTCGAGCCGGCCTCCCGCTCGGTCCTGGAGTTGCTCGCCCGATGA
- a CDS encoding NADH-quinone oxidoreductase subunit N: MTEMNENPLDLLPEVLLAASAVLGLLLGSWLPRARQWAVGLLAVVACVAGIVAASVAAAEPATTAFGEAFAVDPVTAASRIVVLGGTLLVLGVSFRPLRGDPRESEFYVLVQLAALGALMMAGTQDLLLFAAAYLLASIPAYTLAGFRKDGPGTEAALKYYVVGALLGVLLLAGVTVLYAAGRATLYPMLGDALRDAPEPLVAVGAIGLLAGVLFKAGGVPAHFWVPDAVQGSSAPVAALLTTLPKIGALAALFRVGGAVFAGSPLPWSALIAVLAAVSMTLGNLGAFFQQDVKRLLAYSTISQVGYLLLPVAVVDRSDLAQQAFLYYLAAYTVTNLGAFAVVCALPRAHTLDDYRGLAKDRPLLAASLVVCLLGLVGTPPTAVFLGKLQAFSAVFDGGYAWLAVLAAVNTVASLFYYLRWIVPAVSRGDSPGPAEGDRTARVVAYAATVISVGLGLAGGPVLDALAGPMSP; the protein is encoded by the coding sequence ATGACCGAGATGAACGAGAACCCGCTCGACCTGCTGCCCGAAGTGCTGCTGGCGGCCTCGGCCGTACTGGGGTTGCTGCTCGGCTCCTGGCTGCCGCGCGCCCGGCAGTGGGCCGTCGGACTACTGGCGGTCGTCGCGTGCGTGGCGGGGATCGTCGCGGCGTCGGTGGCCGCCGCCGAGCCAGCCACGACGGCTTTCGGCGAGGCCTTCGCCGTCGATCCCGTGACCGCCGCGTCCCGGATCGTCGTGCTCGGCGGCACGCTCCTCGTCCTCGGTGTCTCCTTCCGCCCCCTGCGAGGCGATCCCCGGGAGAGCGAGTTCTACGTCCTGGTGCAACTCGCCGCCCTGGGCGCCCTGATGATGGCCGGGACCCAGGACCTGCTGCTGTTCGCCGCCGCCTATCTCCTGGCCAGCATCCCCGCGTACACGCTCGCCGGGTTCCGCAAGGACGGGCCGGGAACCGAGGCCGCCCTCAAGTACTACGTGGTCGGCGCCCTGCTTGGCGTACTCCTGCTGGCCGGTGTCACCGTCCTCTACGCGGCCGGGCGCGCGACCTTGTATCCGATGCTGGGTGACGCGCTGCGCGACGCCCCGGAGCCGCTGGTCGCCGTCGGCGCGATCGGGCTGCTGGCGGGTGTGCTGTTCAAGGCGGGTGGCGTGCCGGCGCACTTCTGGGTGCCGGACGCCGTGCAGGGCAGCAGTGCGCCGGTCGCCGCGCTGCTCACCACGCTGCCCAAGATCGGGGCGCTCGCCGCGCTCTTCCGTGTCGGTGGCGCGGTCTTCGCGGGCAGCCCGCTGCCGTGGTCGGCACTGATCGCCGTACTCGCCGCCGTGTCGATGACGCTGGGCAACCTCGGCGCGTTCTTCCAGCAGGACGTGAAGCGGCTGCTCGCCTACTCGACGATCAGTCAGGTCGGTTACCTGCTCCTGCCGGTGGCCGTGGTGGACCGCTCGGATCTCGCACAGCAGGCGTTCCTGTACTACCTCGCGGCCTACACGGTCACCAACCTCGGGGCGTTCGCGGTCGTCTGCGCCCTCCCCCGGGCCCACACGCTGGACGACTACCGGGGGCTCGCGAAGGACCGCCCGCTCCTGGCGGCGAGCCTGGTCGTCTGTCTGCTGGGCCTCGTCGGGACCCCGCCCACCGCGGTCTTCCTCGGCAAGCTCCAGGCGTTCAGTGCCGTGTTCGACGGTGGCTACGCGTGGCTCGCCGTCCTCGCCGCCGTCAACACCGTGGCGTCCCTCTTCTATTACCTGCGCTGGATCGTGCCCGCGGTCTCCCGCGGCGATTCGCCTGGTCCCGCCGAGGGGGACCGCACGGCACGCGTCGTCGCGTACGCGGCCACGGTCATCTCCGTCGGACTCGGTCTGGCGGGAGGACCGGTCCTCGACGCGCTGGCCGGGCCGATGAGCCCGTGA
- a CDS encoding heavy-metal-associated domain-containing protein, with protein MSSSCCSTDGSCSTATTDRATATEAVTVTTTYAVSGMTCGHCKATLTKVIGELDGVTGVDVDLDTGRVTVVGAAEPDDTLIAEVVDDAGYELTGRV; from the coding sequence ATGTCCTCGTCCTGCTGCTCCACCGACGGCTCCTGCTCGACCGCCACCACCGACCGCGCGACGGCCACCGAGGCCGTCACCGTCACCACGACCTACGCCGTCTCCGGCATGACGTGCGGCCACTGCAAGGCCACGCTCACCAAGGTCATCGGCGAGCTGGACGGCGTGACCGGGGTCGACGTCGACCTCGACACCGGTCGCGTCACGGTCGTCGGCGCCGCCGAGCCGGACGACACGCTGATCGCCGAGGTCGTCGACGACGCCGGCTACGAGCTGACCGGCCGGGTCTGA
- a CDS encoding NADH-quinone oxidoreductase subunit 5 family protein translates to MSALLWALVALPLGAGVLLLAVGRRADRAAPGIALAVAAAALGLAVTTAFRHPSARAPFLDGLPMRLTVDGLSGLLAVTVTAVTLVVLLFSATEFGSGEARARFFGLMLLFAGSMLVTVTAATLPVLLMGWEVMGATSWALIGYWWRDPERTSAADTAFLTTRTADLGLYLAAGAALASGSGRNSSLSLDGLARAEEPWLSFITAGVVVAALGKSAQLPFSFWLSKAMRGPSPVSALLHSATMVVAGAYLLLRTGPLLDASGWGDDVVVWTGAATAVLLGLVAVAQTDLKQLLAASSCAQIGFMVLAAGAGATTGGTLQLVAHAAAKSLLFLAAGAWLTALGTQQLPALLGAARHHRTVGTAFTVAALSLAGLPPLSLWAAKDVLLAGALERSPWLYAAGLAGALLSAVYSAKALWFVWRPAVARPDAGRIPAGAVGPLVLLAFACVALVAPAFPPMLDSVDRVLAASGQPSPHVWEFALSAGLALLAAAVAWGWGARPLPLAARVKSGFADWLGLERAAHVLLVAPTMRLARAAAAFDDKVLDRAVDGSASAAVRLARWTDDVVERSVDGTVGAVAAGTRALGRWARRPQTGQLHQYLAQAVAAFTVLAVVLVLVR, encoded by the coding sequence GTGAGCGCTCTGCTGTGGGCGCTGGTCGCCCTGCCCCTCGGCGCCGGTGTGCTGCTCCTTGCGGTGGGGCGGCGGGCCGATCGTGCGGCACCGGGCATTGCGCTCGCGGTCGCGGCCGCCGCGCTGGGGCTCGCCGTCACCACGGCGTTCCGGCACCCGAGCGCGCGAGCACCGTTCCTCGACGGTCTGCCGATGCGACTCACGGTGGACGGCCTCTCGGGGCTGCTGGCGGTCACGGTCACCGCGGTCACCCTCGTCGTACTCCTCTTCAGCGCTACGGAGTTCGGCTCTGGAGAGGCGCGGGCGCGGTTCTTCGGGCTGATGCTGCTGTTCGCCGGGAGCATGCTCGTCACGGTCACCGCCGCCACTCTCCCGGTCCTGCTGATGGGATGGGAGGTCATGGGCGCCACCTCTTGGGCGCTGATCGGCTACTGGTGGCGGGATCCGGAGCGTACGAGTGCGGCCGACACCGCGTTCCTCACCACCCGCACCGCGGACCTCGGCCTCTATCTGGCGGCGGGCGCGGCACTCGCGAGCGGCAGCGGCCGGAACTCGTCACTCTCGCTCGACGGCCTCGCACGGGCCGAGGAGCCGTGGCTGTCGTTCATCACCGCGGGCGTGGTCGTCGCCGCCCTCGGCAAGTCGGCCCAACTCCCCTTCAGTTTCTGGCTGTCGAAGGCGATGCGGGGCCCGAGTCCGGTCTCGGCCCTGCTGCACTCGGCGACGATGGTCGTCGCGGGCGCGTACCTGCTGCTGCGGACCGGACCGCTGCTCGACGCCTCCGGCTGGGGCGACGACGTGGTCGTGTGGACGGGTGCGGCCACGGCCGTCCTTCTCGGGCTGGTCGCGGTCGCGCAGACCGACCTCAAACAGCTGCTGGCCGCGTCGAGTTGTGCGCAGATCGGCTTCATGGTCCTGGCGGCCGGGGCGGGCGCCACGACCGGCGGCACGCTTCAGCTCGTCGCTCACGCGGCGGCGAAGAGTCTGCTGTTTCTCGCGGCGGGCGCCTGGCTGACCGCGCTGGGCACCCAACAACTGCCCGCGCTGCTCGGCGCGGCCCGCCATCACCGTACGGTCGGCACGGCCTTCACCGTGGCCGCGCTCTCCCTGGCCGGACTCCCGCCGCTCTCGCTCTGGGCCGCCAAGGACGTACTGCTGGCCGGTGCCCTGGAGCGCAGTCCCTGGCTGTACGCGGCCGGGCTCGCCGGGGCCCTCCTGTCGGCGGTCTACAGCGCCAAGGCGTTGTGGTTCGTGTGGCGTCCGGCGGTGGCGCGCCCCGACGCCGGCCGCATCCCGGCCGGTGCCGTGGGGCCTCTCGTCCTGCTGGCCTTCGCGTGCGTGGCGTTGGTGGCGCCGGCCTTCCCTCCGATGCTCGACAGCGTGGACCGTGTCCTCGCCGCGTCGGGTCAACCCTCCCCGCATGTCTGGGAGTTCGCGCTCTCCGCCGGTCTGGCTCTCCTGGCCGCCGCGGTCGCCTGGGGCTGGGGCGCGCGCCCGCTGCCCTTGGCCGCACGGGTGAAGTCGGGGTTCGCCGACTGGCTGGGCCTCGAACGCGCGGCCCATGTCCTGCTGGTCGCGCCCACGATGCGACTGGCGCGCGCCGCCGCGGCGTTCGACGACAAGGTGCTGGACCGTGCCGTCGACGGCTCGGCCTCGGCTGCCGTCCGGCTCGCCCGCTGGACGGACGACGTCGTGGAACGTTCCGTCGACGGCACGGTCGGCGCGGTCGCCGCCGGAACCCGTGCCCTCGGCCGCTGGGCCCGCCGCCCGCAGACCGGACAACTGCACCAGTACCTCGCCCAGGCGGTCGCCGCCTTCACCGTCCTCGCCGTCGTCCTCGTCCTCGTGAGGTGA
- a CDS encoding NADH-quinone oxidoreductase subunit A, with the protein MATSDWQPVLVLLVLIVAAVVLLHALSVVLRAVREPVHTGPFSGGLEPQEHPLSRFHVRWYPVTMVFLAFDMEMLFMYPWTKVVSAVGTSAVVEMFLFLGILLAGVAYAWREGAFRWS; encoded by the coding sequence GTGGCGACATCGGACTGGCAACCGGTACTCGTACTCCTCGTACTGATCGTCGCGGCCGTCGTACTCCTCCATGCCCTGTCCGTCGTACTGCGGGCGGTCCGGGAGCCCGTGCACACCGGCCCGTTCAGCGGGGGCCTCGAACCTCAGGAACACCCGCTCTCCCGGTTCCACGTGCGCTGGTACCCCGTCACGATGGTCTTCCTCGCCTTCGACATGGAGATGCTCTTCATGTATCCGTGGACGAAGGTCGTCTCGGCCGTCGGCACGAGTGCGGTCGTCGAGATGTTCCTCTTCCTGGGAATCCTGCTCGCGGGCGTCGCGTATGCCTGGCGCGAGGGGGCGTTCCGGTGGAGCTGA